TGAACCGACATCAGGAGAGATTCAATTTGAGAAAAAACAACTCTCTGAATCTTATTCAAATGAGAAATTACAATCCAGTATTCAAGTATCTCAGCGGACAATCCGTTTAGATAAAGATATCATAAAATTGATAACCGACTCTAAGAGACCTCTGATTGTTGCCGGTCCTGCAAATTCAAACCATCGTCTCATAAATCAAATAAAAGATTTTTCTGAATGGTTAAACTCACCGGTTATCGCAGAGCCCGGCAGTGGATTTTCAAATAGTGAATATCAGGTACATAGATACGAACAGTTTCTGAGATCAGAAGAGAAAAGAGAATCGCTTCAACCCGATTTAATTCTGCGCTTTGGTGATCAGCCCTTTACCAAATCGATGCTTGTTGCGCTTGATGCCTGGTCAGAAGTCCCAACTATATATTTTTCTTCTCGAAAGTCCACTCAGGATCACTCCATGAGCGTCAATCACAAGGTTGAATGCCAGTCTTCTGATCAATTTGATTATGCCGATCTCCAATTTGAATCAGATCCGGATTGGATTTCAAAGTGGAAGAAAGCAGATCAGTTCGCTGATATACAACTCAAGAAATCGATTGAAAAAACTGAAGCACTCACGGACGGACATGTATTTCATTTTCTGTCAAACCGACTGGAAAAGAATTGGAAGATCATGTTATCCAACTCGTTTATACCTCGGGATATGGCGATGTTTGGCGAGTCAAGAATTGGACAGTTTGTGAATCGAGGAGCTGCCGGAATTGATGGAATACTGTCTACGGCCATTGGAATAGCTAAATCAACTGAAAGTCCTGTTTGCTGCGTTACCGGTGATCTCGCATTTTTGCACGATTCAAACGCTCTTTTAAGCCTTCAGAAAATTCAACACCCTTTCATCATAGCTGTAATTAATAACGGTGGCGGAAATATTTTCAAGATGCTTCCGGTTTCTGAGAACAAGGAGTTCTTCCGGGATTATTTCATCACCCCACAAAATGTTAAGATCCAAGAACTGGCCGAGGCACACAGTATTCCGTTTAGAAGAGTTCAGTCAAAGGACGAACTGAAGTCATTGGATCTAATGGATATAGATGGAGTTCAGCTCATTGAATTTGTAACCG
This is a stretch of genomic DNA from Rhodohalobacter barkolensis. It encodes these proteins:
- the menD gene encoding 2-succinyl-5-enolpyruvyl-6-hydroxy-3-cyclohexene-1-carboxylic-acid synthase; translation: MNSHLRWTSEFLNALYQHGVQHAIISPGSRSTPLTIAAAIHPGIKKQIVLDERSAGFIALGIGKATGIPAVLICTSGTAAANYLPAITEAKESGVSMIVLTADRPPNLRGIGSSQTVDQIKLYGDQAVFFHEAGEPCFDQADLKRLRYAAKQAAESSIDLGGAAHLNFPFRKPLEPTSGEIQFEKKQLSESYSNEKLQSSIQVSQRTIRLDKDIIKLITDSKRPLIVAGPANSNHRLINQIKDFSEWLNSPVIAEPGSGFSNSEYQVHRYEQFLRSEEKRESLQPDLILRFGDQPFTKSMLVALDAWSEVPTIYFSSRKSTQDHSMSVNHKVECQSSDQFDYADLQFESDPDWISKWKKADQFADIQLKKSIEKTEALTDGHVFHFLSNRLEKNWKIMLSNSFIPRDMAMFGESRIGQFVNRGAAGIDGILSTAIGIAKSTESPVCCVTGDLAFLHDSNALLSLQKIQHPFIIAVINNGGGNIFKMLPVSENKEFFRDYFITPQNVKIQELAEAHSIPFRRVQSKDELKSLDLMDIDGVQLIEFVTDPDESMKQRRTLWEM